In Schizosaccharomyces osmophilus chromosome 1, complete sequence, the genomic window ATCTACTTGTTTCAAATTGAGCTCTGCAGCATCCATTGCCGCAGCACCCCAAATTCCTTGGTCATCGTTTCCTAAATTGAAGTATTCGTCAGACGGCTGATAATCATGGTCACTACCAGCGTTATACATCAAGGACTTAGAAACCAAATCCGTGTATGTATTATTATCAAACAATATACCATTGTTTAGGAGAACGGTCATGGATGCACCAGTAAGCCACCAATATGATGAGACAAATTTACAGTCGGTACCGTTCCAGTAATTCATCAGCTCTCCAGTCATGCTGTTTATGGTACTCCGAATTGAATCTAAATGAAGAGTTAAAAATTGTCGAGATACGAGTTAAGCCGGTCATAACGGCTAAAGCTACTTACCATCATCATGGATATCGAGATGAAGAGCTTGAACCtggaaaaaaggaagacAAATAGATATaatgtaaagaaaaggcaaCAGCAAAGAATTTTTCATGCTTGGGTAAACAACCGATGATGAATActtaggaaaaaaaaaataaagaacgCAAAGATAaactcataaaaaaaacaagagatCAGGTAAATAActtaaaacaaattcaacAGAAATAAAGGCAAAAAGTAATTCAGTTGTTTCACGCTTCGTTATCCTCGAGTCATGGAAAAAACTGTTTAATATCAATTAAGAGCTCAATTCAAGtattcaaagaaagtaatGGTAGTATGATTCAAAAATGTGAAATTTCAATGTAAAAAGCTGCTCTTCTCCAGAGAAGCACCTAAATTGCGGTTTGTATAAGACTTGTATAAAAATTCGGTTGAAGGCAACAACCgtttagtaaacaaatttgCGCAAATAATCGGTCGAGTGGTAGATTGCGTCAATCAATTGTTGGATATTATTTTCTCCTTTAAACGGAACAAAACATTAAGAAttaaattttcataaagagaaaaaagtcCTAAAGGCGTTCATCCAgttttgcaattttttgttcaatttgGCATGCTGTAATAtcaagtagaaaaaaaaaacatgattctattcaaaaaataattgcTGGATTTTATGTGAATGCATCACAATCGATTGTTGATACATATTATCGCTGCAATAAATTTACATTTCAAAACCGAGTGAAAACATTACATGTAATGAGAATGAATCATAAATTGAATAGCCGCGGATACAACGGATACTCTCTATGTTAGTATTACCAAAGGGATTTCAAGTTCATTTGAACAAACACCACTACCGTTAAACAAGGAACTAGGCAcgatgaaaaagaggaattttgagtatgtaaataaactgtatatatatgtatatatataagGGAGATAGAGTAGGCAAAATTCTCAAATaattaaaatgaaaatggacggaaaaaaaaggtgatGGACTCCTGTAGCAATATGAGAAATATTTAAGAGATGAGAGGACGATAGTAAAGAGTTCTGATTTCCGGGACCACTTATAATATTAAAAGAACAACCATAGAGAAAACaataagaaaaggaatgaaaagagaGCTGTTAGAAAGCCTGCCCAGCCTTTATCACTTTTCGTGGCAGCAGGAACGGAATAGCTTACTTGGGTAATTTGTCCTGCGCTTGGGTCGGATTTTGATCTTGCGCCAGTGTCCAGAGATAACAGAGGAGAATACTGAGGAGTTAAAACTGATTGAATAACTTCCAGTGCTGAAAGTTGTTCTCCGAGTCCGTAGTTTTTATCCCATGTACCATTGTTCCAAGTCCATCTGTTTCCACAAGTGACACCATCATAACCACCACTGCAAGCTAAAGCAGCTGCTTTAGCACTTGCATGAAGGTAAGGCATAATTGTTTCAGCGGTATAAGGAGCGAGCTGCATGGTATAACTAAGGTAACGAGCGAGCATACCTTTAAAGCCAGTCTGATCATAGTTGCAAGTGTTCGACGTTTCGCAAGTAGGCTCGTAAATAATTTTGTCCTCGTTAAAGTAATGGTTTAGTGTTCGATTCAGCAGTCCATCCATATGACCTTTCCATTCAGAAGTTCCATTTGTGTAATTGTACAAAAAGGCGGTACCAGCAAGGTAAACACCAGTTGTATAGGACCATTGTTCATTTGTAACGCTGCTGCAGTTCGTCTCTGTTTTTGATCCATCGTATACTGCATACGAATCCGCATCTACAAAATTGACGCTTACGGACCAATCCCAGACTTTTCGAGCCAACTCCGCATATGTATCATTTCGTGTATAACGGGCAAGGCGAGAAGCCAATTGGAATAGTGCACCATTACTAATTGTATTTTTGTAACTGTATCCTTGgttaaaagaataaatttGCCAACGAATACCACCATTACACGAAGAGTTATCCCATCGAGCGGACATTTCGTTTGTCACCGCTTGTGCAATGGCGGCCCAAGAAACATCCGACTGATTGTCCTGGATATTAATTTCAGCTGCCGACATACCAGTCAAGCCCCAGATGCCTTGATCGTCATTACCAAGattgaatttttcattGTCTGGAGCGAAATCATCGTTTTCACCCTTGTTGGCCAAAAGGGAATCAACAACTAAACCCATAtgagttttatttttcgttCCAGAATAGGTGTTTAGCATTCCATTGAGACAAGATCCCGTCATCCACCAATATGCAGTA contains:
- the dfg502 gene encoding plasma membrane mannan endo-1,6-alpha-mannosidase Dfg502; protein product: MKCYDYIYIWVLFFLLKSVACFNLDPNDKDSVYDGIDTVTKGMLNYYQPSSHDFTAYWWMTGSCLNGMLNTYSGTKNKTHMGLVVDSLLANKGENDDFAPDNEKFNLGNDDQGIWGLTGMSAAEINIQDNQSDVSWAAIAQAVTNEMSARWDNSSCNGGIRWQIYSFNQGYSYKNTISNGALFQLASRLARYTRNDTYAELARKVWDWSVSVNFVDADSYAVYDGSKTETNCSSVTNEQWSYTTGVYLAGTAFLYNYTNGTSEWKGHMDGLLNRTLNHYFNEDKIIYEPTCETSNTCNYDQTGFKGMLARYLSYTMQLAPYTAETIMPYLHASAKAAALACSGGYDGVTCGNRWTWNNGTWDKNYGLGEQLSALEVIQSVLTPQYSPLLSLDTGARSKSDPSAGQITQVSYSVPAATKSDKGWAGFLTALFSFLFLLFSLWLFF